The window GATGGCGGCAGCCTTCAAGATCGAGACCGCGCCGGTAGGGGTGGTCAGCGAATAGGCTCGGCCCTGGACCGATAACCAAGACCGACATAACAGGGACAAAAATCCGCGAATGGAAAAAGGCAAAATCCTGCTTGCCGTCACCGGCTTTCACCCGCAGCGCTGGCGCGAGTTGCTGTCGGCCGAGCGTGAGGTGGTGCTGGAGCCGGACGGCGCCAGCGATCCTTCGATCACCTATGCGGTGGTGTGGAAGCAGCGGCCCAACTTGCTTTCGTCGTTGCCCAATCTGCGCGTTATCTTCTCGATCGGCGCCGGCGTCGACCATATCTTCGCCGATCCCGGCCTGCCCGACGTGCCGATCGTCAAGATCGTCGCCGACAACCTCACCCAGTACATGACGGAATATGTGGTCTGGCGGGTGCTCGACCACCATCGCCAGGGCATGCTCTACCGGGCGCAGCAGCTGAAGAAGACCTGGCACGAGCCGCAGCAGCGGCCGGCCGGCGACATTTCGGTCGGCATAATGGGACTGGGCAATCTCGGCCGCGCGGCGGCCTCGGTGCTTCTGTCGCTCGGCTTTCCGGTCAATGGCTGGTCGCGCACGGAGCGGCCGATGCAGGGCGTTTCCACCTATTCAGGGGAGGCCGGGCTGATCCCGTTCCTCAACGCCACCGACATCCTGGTGGTGCTTTTGCCGCTCACCCCCGAGACGCAAGGCATCGTCAATTACGGCGTTCTGAAGGAGCTGAGAAAGCGCAACGGACTCGGCGGCGCGGTGCTGATCAATGCCGGACGCGGCCGGCTGCAGAAGGACGCCGACATCTTGCGGGCATTGGACGACGGCACGCTGAAGGAGGCGAGCCTCGACGTGTTCGAGGTCGAGCCTTTGCCGAAGACCAGCCCGCTTTGGGCCCATCCGAAGGTATTCGTGACGCCGCACGCGGCGGCGACGTCCGATCCCGTCCACCTGGTTCCGATCATGCTGCGCCAGATGGACGCTTTCGAGCGGGGCGAGAAGCTCGACAATCTGGTGGACCGCAAGGCGGGGTATTGAGTTGCGGCTTCGGCCTTAGACCGTTTCATCGTTTCACGGAAACGCTGAACCGCTCTATCTCTTTGTTTTGACGCAATTCCGAACGGAAACCGCTTCACACTTTTCCTGGAATTGCTCTAGCTCTGGGCGGGTTTCGATCCCGGCAGCGCGAGACTGTCCTTCTTCTTCGGCTTGCCGCAGTCGCGGCGCTCGATCGAGCGGCTCATGGCGTCGATCTCGCCGCTCGCCTTGTCGCTGTCACGCTTTGCCTTGGAGCGCATGTCGGGCGTGAACGGGCCGAAGCCCATCGCCGGATTGGAAAAGCTCGGCTTGGCGGTGACCGGCAGATTATGTTGCTGCGCCAGCGCATTGCGATTGGCCAGCAATTGATCGCAAGGCACGCTGTCATATTGCAGCGACGATTGGACATCCTCGTCCTGGCGCTCGGCCATCGAGGAGCCGCCGACGCAGCCGGCCGCAATCAGGCAAGATGTCAGGCACGACGCCAACACCACCATGGTCCAGCGCATGGGTCCCTCCGTGCTGTATCCGCCCGACACAACCCCGCCACGCGATTGGGGCTTTTTCGCAGCAGCCGGCGCCTCGATCATCGCGGCGCCCGGCCGGCCAACACCGCCAAACCATCGACGGGCTCATCGTGGTCGTACCGGATGGCCGTGTCTTGCATCGACAGCATTGAAAATCCGCCGGCGGCCAGAACGCGCCGCACATAGGCCTCGGCATGGGCATAGCGGCGCGACGGACGCAGCACAAAATCCTCGGCGCCGACAAGCGTCTCAACCGAAAACGCGAACAGGCCACCGTCGTCCAACACGCCGGCAACCGCCCCGACGATGCGTTCGAGCGCGCCGACATAGATGAACACATCGGCCGCCACCGCCAGATCGGCCTTCAAGCCGTCATGGGAAAAATGCTGCAGGTCGGCCTTGACCAGCAGGTCGTATATGCCTTTGGCGCGCGCTTTGCTGAGCATGCTGGCCGAGATATCGTAGCCTTCCAGCCGGTCGACGAATGGCCGCAGTCTTTCGCCCATCAGGCCGGTGCCGCAGCCGAGGTCGAGAGCCAGCCGAAATCGGCCCGACCTTGCAGCGCGGATGGCGCGCGCAAGGAATTCCGGCAGGCGGTAGCCAAGCCTGCCGACAAGCGACTCCTCGAATTCGTCGGCATAATGATCGAACAGGGTCTCGACGAAGGCGCTGGGTGGCGCCGTGCCGGCCGGTGCCTTGCCGATCAATTGCAGCTTCAGCGCAGCGCCCAGCCGATCCGCCGGCTCCAGCTTCAGGGCCATCGTCCAGGCCTGGGCGGCCTGTTCGAGCAAGCCGGCGGCCTCCTGCACCTCGCCCAGCCGAAACCAGCCCGCCGCCCATTGCGGCGCAAGTTCCAGCGCGCCGAGCAGCAGTTCGGCCGTCTGCGCGGGCTCGCCGGAGGCGAAGAGCATCTCGGCGAAATCGGCGCGACGGTCGGCGTTCAGGTCGCCGGACGAAGCCTGAAGCGGTTTCATGGTTGAAGGATCCCACCGGTATTGGCGCCGGCCGCCGGCTGTAGGACGAGTCAGCAGTCTGTTGCAACAGGCTTCCCGGCAGGAATTTAGCCATTATCTTCAAGGTATGCGTGCCAGCGACCTGCTCAAGCCCCGGCCGGAGGGCCTTTACTGCCCGCCCGGTGATTTCTTCATCGACCCGGTGCGGCCGGTAGGCCGCGCATTGATCACGCACGGCCATTCCGACCACGCCCGCTCCGGCCACCGCTCGGTTCTGGCCACGCAAGAGACGCTCGACATCATGGGGCTGCGCCATGGCGAGGATTTTGCCGGATCGACGCAGGCCGCTACCCTCGGCGAGACGATCGACCTCAACGGCGTCTCGGTCATTTTCCATCCGGCCGGCCACGTGTTGGGCTCGGCGCAGATCGCCGTCGAGCACCGCGGCATGCGCATTGTTGCCTCCGGCGACTACAAGCGCCAGCAGGACGCCACCTGCCTGCCTTTCGAGCCCATCCATTGCGACGTCTTCATCACCGAGGCAACCTTCGGTCTGCCGGTGTTCCGGCATCCGCCGGACAGCGAGGAGATCGCGCGGCTGCTGAAATCGGCGGCGCAGTTTCCCGAACGCTCGCATCTGATCGGCGCCTATGCGCTCGGCAAGGCGCAGCGCGTCATGCGGCTCTTACGCGACGCCGGCTTTGATGGACCGATCTATATCCACGGCGCGCTGGCCAAGCTCAGCGAATACTATCAGGGCCAAGGGATCGACCTCGGCAGGCTTGAACCGGCGACCGTCGAAAGCGGCGGCAAGGCCGATTTTGCCGGCGCCATCGTCATCGGCCCGCCGGCCGCCTTCGCCGATCGCTGGGCGCGGCGCTTTCCCGATCCGATCTCATGCTTCGCATCGGGATGGATGCGCATCCGCCAGCGCGCCAAGCAAGGCGGCGTCGAGCTGCCGCTGATCATTTCCGATCATGCCGACTGGGACGAACTGATCGCCACGATCAAGGAGACGGGCGCGGAAGAAATCTGGGTCACGCATGGCCGCGAGGAAGCGCTGGTGCGCTGGTGCGAGCTGGAGGGCATTGCGGCGAGGCCGCTGCATCTGGTCGGCTATGAGGACGAGGGTGATTAAGTTGAACCGCTTCGCCGAACTTCTCGACCGGCTGGTGCTGACGCCGTCGCGCAACGGCAAGCTGACGCTCATCACCGACTATTTCCGCGCCGTCGAGGACCCAGACCGCGGACTGGCGCTGGCGGCGATCACCGGCGACCTGTCGATCGCGGCGGTCAAGCCGGCGATGCTGCGCGCGCTGGTGGTCGAGCGCATGGACCCGGTGCTGTTCGGCTATTCCTACGACTATGTCGGCGACCTCGCCGAGACCGTGTCGCTGGTCTGGCCGCAGCCGGCCGGGTACATCTCCAACCATGCGCCGACGCTGGCCGAGGTGGTCGGCAAGCTGCAGGCGGCAAGCCGTTCCGACGGACCGAAGGTTCTCGCCGGCCTGCTCGACAGCGCCAGCATCTCGGCACGGTTCGCCATCATCAAGCTGGTCACCGGCGGCCTGCGCATCGGGGTCTCGGCGCGGCTCGCCAAGCAGGCGCTGGCCAATCTCGGCAAGGTCGACGTCACCGAGATAGAGGAACTCTGGCACGGGCTGACGCCACCCTACACCAGCCTGTTCGCCTGGCTCGAGGGCCGCGCCGAGAAGCCGAAAAGTACGGCGCTGGCGCTGTTCCGGCCGGTGATGCTCTCCAACGCCATCGACGACGGAGACCTCGAAAAACTCAATCCGGCCGACTACGCCGCCGAGTGGAAATGGGACGGCATCCGCGTGCAGGCGGTGTGCGAAGGCGGCATTCGCCGGCTCTATTCGCGCACCGGCGACGATGTCTCCGGCGCTTTTCCGGATCTCGCCGCCGCGATGGATTTTTCCGGAGCTCTCGACGGCGAGCTTCTGGTCGGCGATCCACGCGTGGCGACGGGTACCTTCTCGGACCTGCAGCAGCGGCTGAACCGCAAGAGCGTGTCGCCGAAAATCCAGCAGCAATACCCGGCCTTCATGCGCTGCTACGATGCGCTGCTGATCGGCGACGAGGATTTACGCGCGCTGCCCTTCACCGAACGCCGCGCCCGGCTCGAGGCTTTCGTCGGAACACTCGATCCCAGCCGCTTCGATCTCTCGCCGCTGGTCGAATTCCCTGGCTGGGAGGCGCTGGAGCGGCTGCGTCAGGCGCCGCCGCATCCGATCATCGAAGGGGTGATGCTGAAGCGCTGGGATTCGCCCTATCTCGCCGGCCGGCCGAAAGGTCCGTGGTTCAAGTGGAAGCGCGATCCGCACACGGTCGACGCGGTGCTGATGTATGCGCAGCGCGGCCACGGCAAGCGCTCCAGCTTCTATTCCGATTACACTTTCGGCGTCTGGTCGGGACCTGACGGCGCCGAAGAGCTTGTGCCGGTCGGCAAGGCCTATTTCGGCTTTACCGACGAGGAGCTGAGGCAGATCGACAAATATGTCCGCGACAACACCATCGAGCGCTTCGGGCCGGTGCGCTCGGTGCGCGCCGACCGCAAGAACGGGCTGGTGCTGGAGGTGGCCTTCGAAGGCCTTAACCGCTCGACGCGGCACAAATCGGGTGTCGCCATGCGCTTTCCACGCATTTCGCGGCTGCGCTGGGACAAGCCGGCGGCGGAAGCCGACCGCATCGAGACGCTGCAGGCGCTGCTGGACGAGGCTTAGTCGGTTGCCGGCACCGAGTGGTGCTCATGCATGAAGGTCCACTGGCCGTCGACCTTCTCGAAACAGATGGTCAGCCGGAAATCGAGGTCGCTGGGTCCGGTCGCCTTTGCCTCGACGCAGCGCATCAGCGCGATCGCAAATGCCACATCGGCGCCCGCGGTGATTTTGAGATCGACGATGTCGAACACAGGCGTCGGCGGCGAAGCGCCAAAGAACAGAGGCCAGGTGTCACGATAGGCCTCGATGCCTCTCGATTGCAGCGGCGGCGGCACGTCGAACATGACGAAATCCGCCGCGTGATGACGCAGAATTCCATCCATGTCCTTGCGGCGCACGGCCTCGGCCCAGCGTTCGATCAGGCCGCGAACTTCCTCGACTTCTTTCGGGTGCACGGTGTTCATCGCGTCCTCCTCTTCTTGTGCATGGAGCGGCAGACGATCGAGAGCAATTCCAGGAAAAGTGTGACACGGTTTTCCGTCCGGAATTGCGTAAAAACAAAGAGATGGAGTGGTTCGCCGTTTCCGTGAAACGGTGAAACACTCCAGGCCGGGCGTTTGCGCGCACGCTCCTGGTCTTGCTTCGAAAGAACGATCCCGGCGTGAAATGCTTCCGAAATTACTGGGCGATCAAGACGCGTATCTCGTAGACATCGACGGACTTGCCCTGCTTGTCGAAGTCGGAGTTGACGGCGATGGTGCCGGCGGCGCCCGGGTGTTTGTCGGGGAACTGCACGTCGAACAGATATTCGTTGCGCTCGTGGCCGACCGCGTAGCGCTTGCGGCCGCAATCGCCGAGCTCGCCGAAATTGCAGTCGACCGAGATCTGCGTCTCCTTGCCCTCTTCCGAGCGGGCGATGATGTCGAACATGGCATGCTTGCCGGCGAGCTTTTCCAGGACACCCTGGCCGACATCGAAGGCGATCGCCGAACCGGAGGCGCCGGAACGGATGCGCAGGAACGAGCCGGTGTCGTCCTTCATCACCTCGGCATTGACGTCGGACGGCGTGCTGACATGGGTCGGATCACTCGGCGAGAAGATGTTGATCCAGTTCCGGGCCTGGTCCGCCTCGCCTGGCTTTTGCGGCGAGCCGGTGTTGGCCGGCTGCGAGGAGTCCTCGTCGTCCAGTGTCGCGGGTGCTTCCGGCGGCCCGGTGTCGAGCTGCGCCGCCGTCTTGAAGACACCGGTCTGGATGGCGAAGTACAGGCCGATGCCGGCCGCCGCGGCGAGCGTCGCGACAACGAAGATCGCCGTCAGCGGCAGCCGCCGTCCCCTGATCCGCCGCTCGTCGCGGTCGGACGCGACCTCGGCGCCGTCGTTGCCGACGGGAGCGCCGGGCGAATCGTCCAGCGTCGGCGCGTCGGGAAGTGCTGCCTCGTCCGGCATGATGTCGGGCACCACGGGCAGCACGCGCGAGCGCGGCGCATCCGCGGCAGCGGGCTGCACGGGTCTGTCAACGGTGATCGATGGCGAGGCTGCTTCTGCCGCAGGCGCCTGTCGCGGCGCGTCGACCGCCGGCGCCGCAGCCGGCGGCGATGCCTCGACGGCCGGTTCCCGGACCTGGTTTTGAGCCTGTGCCTGGCTTTCGGGCGGAAGCGTCACATCCGGTACGGCCGGCAGGAATTCCGATTCGATCTCGGCGATCTTGGCCTGCACCGCCTTGCGGCGGCTGATGGCGGCTTCCACCGTCACATTCGGATTGGCCTGCAGGACGCGGTCCAGCGCGGCAAAGGCCGATCGGTAGACCCTCTCGCGAAACGCCCGGTCCTCGGCATTGCCCTTCTCGAAGGCATTGCGGATCGCTTTCTCGATGGCGTCCAAGCGAGCTCCCTCTGCACGTCCGCTCTCATTGCCCTGATCGTTAGCCGCAGCCAACGGATCAATCAACGACGAAGCGCTGCCTCTGTAGGCGCGTACGGGTCCATTTCGGCGGTTTTTGCTGAAGAATCAACAATTTTCGTCATTCTTCCTCTGAGGCCAACCACCCGCCCGACAGGGTATTCTCTGTTCGAGCGGAGAGCCGTGCCGGACGGCGCTCGCAGCTGCAACGCGGCCATCAGCACCGGGAATTGCCGATCCCAAGGCTGGAATTCCGTGCCACCCATCTTGAATTAGCGCCCGGTTGAGTCTATCACCCAGCGCATCTTGGAAGCTGAGAGCTTCCCGGGCCGCTTTAGCTCAGTTGGTAGAGCACATCATTCGTAATGATGGGGTCGCGTGTTCGAGTCACGCAAGCGGCACCAAAAATTCAATAGCTTAGCTGATCGCCTCGCCGGATTTGTACAGAAACCGCGCAGAAAAGGCTCCGCACATGGCGCTCAAACGAATGGACAACGTAGGAATCGTCGTCGATGACCTCGATGAGACGATTGATTTCTTTCGCGAACTCGGCCTTGAGCTCGAAGGGCGGGCCACGATCGAAGGCGAATGGGCCGGACGTGTCACCGGACTGGGCGATCAGCGCGTCGAGATTGCCATGATGCGCATGCCGGACGGCCACGGCCGGATCGAGCTGTCCCGCTTCCTCACGCCGCCTGTCGTCGCGGATCATCGCAACGCCCCGGTCAACGCTCTTGGCTACCTCCGCGTCATGTTCGCCGTGGACGACATCGACGAGACGCTTGAAAGGCTCCGCAATCGCGGCGCGCAGCTCGTAGGCGAAGTCGTCCAGTATAAGGACGTGTATCGGCTCTGCTACATCCGCGGGCCCGGAGGGCTTCTCATCGGACTCGCCAAGGAACTCGGCTAGGGTCTACGAAAGACAGGCTACACACTGCCTCGCCACTGGGGAAATCGCCCGACAAGAGCGCTGCGTGTTCAGCACTGCCTGTCGCAAGGGCCGCGACAACGCCCCCTTCGACAAGCAGAGGCCGTTCTATTTGTGGCGGCATGTTAGACGGTTTCCCGGATTTTATCCCGTAAGGCAGCCGCGACGAAAGCCGATCGAGTAACGCCCAAACGATGGGCTGTTTCATCCACATCGGCAAGCAGGCCGGCGTCCAATGAAATATTGGCCCGCGCCGGCCTGCCGGCATCGCGTATCAAAGGTACCTGGGCCAAAATGGCGCCACCAGCGAGGGCCTCCCTAACTTCGGCATCGTTTACAAGTACCTCAATACTGCGGGGAGCAGGAATTTGACGACCTTCTGCGACTTCCTCGTCCACCCATTCGGCGAGTGCGGCCACTGCATCCTTAATGGCCTCGTCCCGATCTTTTGACTGAGCAACGCAGCCGGGGGCATCAGGGAAGGATACACCGACAAAGCCGTCGGCGGCGTCCACGAGAGCGATATAGCGAGACATAGTCCAACAAACCTTGAGCTGGGAATTTCTGTTAAGCGTTAAGCGTGAGTTGTTCGGATCCAGAGTTTTTGTGACGAGGGGCATGGACTACTCCCAGCCCGCCGCCTTGGCGATCGACCGAGCCACCAGTGGGGTCAGGGTCCGGTGACGGGGCACCATGATCGTCGGCATCCCGTCTTTTTTGTATTTGTCGTGTTTTGACCCGCCGACCTTAACCCAACCCTCTCTTTCGAGGCGGGCCTTGACCTTAGCTGTGTTATTCTCAGGCACTTCGCCATCCCAATCTATGTGCAAATATATGCACATAGATTGCGCAGCGGTCAAGCCATGACGTGCAAATAAATGCACAAGATATTCCGTGCTGTTCGCGACTGGCCTTAGGGGCAAGGCGCATATTCCAGCGTAGGCCTGACACCTGTTTCCGCGCCGAGCCAGGCGGTTTTTCGGCCTGTTGCAGCTGCCGAGAGCCGCTGTTCGGAGCTTTTCAACAACGCGAATTGAATGGACCCCATGGTTTTGCGATGAGGCTTTGCCTCGCGCAAGCGGCACCAGCTTCCCTGTGCCCACACCCTCCCGGCATCACGGCCATTGTCGAGACTCATGTTTGGTGGAAAACTCCCGGCGTCAGCATGGGAGGTCGAAAATGCCCTATAGTCTCAAGACCGGAGACGTCGTCAGGCTGAAATCCGGTGGCCCGGAGATGACCGTGAGCGACGGCGCCGCCTCGGGCACTTATCTGTGCCACTGGTTCAACCGCGAGGGCGACGTCTGGACGCCGCAGCATGCCGGCTTCAAGCCAGACCAGCTGGTGGTGATCGACCAGCCGAAATAGTCTTTCGCGAGCTCGTTCTTCTCGAGAGTTTAGCTCCGGCGCTGCCGGATCGGCTGTCGTCGTTGCCTCGATAGAGCCCAACCGACGGATTTCTTTCGTCGCCGCGTTTAACGACTGAAGCGTGGCCGCCAATGGCTGCGCCCAACCGGAGACGAAAAGCATGATTTGCCGTTCGATATTTGCCGCCGCCCTTGGTTTGCTGACCGCCGGCGCGGCACTGGCCCAGATAACGGTGCCGACTCCTGCCCCAGCGCCGGCTCCAGCGGCGCCGAGCGCGCCCGCGGCCGACAAGCATGGCCTCACGCTGGCGACGTTCGAGATGCGTCGGGAAAAGGCATTCACGGCCGCAGATACCGACGGCGACGGCAAAATCAGCCTTGCCGAATGGACGGCGTTCCAGACCAAGCGCAAGGGCAAGGGCGATCCCGAGAAATCCTTCGCGCGGATGGACGCCAACAAGGACGGCTTCATCGACAAGTCCGAGCTCGACGCCGTGCTCGCCAAGCGCTTTGCCAGGCTGGACAAGAACAGCGACGGCATGCTCAGCGCCAGCGAGCGGCCGGGCCACAAAACCGCTCCCGATCAGGAGCAATGACCGAGAGGTTATGCCGTACCATGACAATTGCGAGCGCCCCGGTTGATGGGCGCCGATCCGGACGAGGATCTGGTTCGCCGCGTTGGCGCCGGCGACGCGGCGGCCGTGCAGGCCATGGTGGCGCGCAAGCTGCCGCGCATCCTGGCGCTGGCCACCCGCATGCTGGGCGACGCGGCCGAGGCGGAGGACGTCGCCCAGGAGACCTTCGTGCGCATCTGGCGCCATGCTTCCGGCTGGCGCCGGGGGCGCGCGCGGTTCGACACCTGGGTTCATCGGGTGGCGCTCAACCTTTGCTACGACCGGCTGCGGCGCCGGCGCGAATGGACGACGGACGAATTGCCGGAGGTGGCCGATGAAGCAGCGCTTCCCGACGCATTCCCCGGCGATGACGAGCGGCGTGTCGGCCAAGCGCTGCAGCGCATCGCGCCGCGCCAGCGCGAGGCGATCGTGCTGGTGTATTATCAGGACATGTCCAACATCGAGGCGGCCAGCACCATGCAGGTCAGCGTCGATGCGCTGGAAAGCCTGCTCGCGCGGGGGCGCCGCTCTCTGCAGGCAATGCTCGCCGGAGGCGATGGCGATGACTGAGACAGCAAGGGCACTGCCGGTTCCGCGGGATGCAACGTGGGGGGCCACGCCGAAAAAGTGGAAGGGGGAACGAAATGGCTGACGGCAGAAGGCCCGCCGGCGGGCCGATGGATGCCCGGCGCTTCGCCGCGCTGGCGGATGCTTATGGCGGCGCGCTGCGGCGATGGCCACAGGCCGAGCAGGCTGGCGCGACGCTGTTTGCCGAGACCGAGGAGGGCCGCGCCATCTTGGCGAGCGCCGGCAGGCTCGACGCGATTCTGGACCGGCATCGCGTCGAGGCGCCCGGTCCGGCGCTCCATAGCGCGATTGTCGCGAAGGCCGCGACCGAGCTCAGGCTGGGCCGGCGCCGGCAACTCTGGTGGCTCGGCTTCGGGCTCGCCGGCGTCGGCCTCGCCGGCGCGGTTGCCGGGCTGGCGCTGGTCACCGTCGTCACCCCCGACATGCCCTCCGACCATTATGTGATGGATGCCAACGCGACGTCGTTCGGCGATGCCGGTTCCGACGCCGATCCGCTCGAGGAAAACCTATGAACCCCCGTCTTGTCGCGGCATCGCTGGTGCTCAACGTCTTCCTGATCGGCGTCGTGGCCGGCGGCACCGGCTGGCTGCTCGGCCGGTCCGGTCCGGGCTATTCGCTGGAATCGGCAGGCAGCCGGCTCCCGGCCGGCGACCGCAAGGCGTTCCGGCAGGCTCTCAGGGAAGTCCGTCGGGAGTCCCGCGATGTCATCGTCGACGGTCAGCAGGCGCGGCGCGAGGCAGCCAACCTTCTGCAACAGCCGACGCTCGACGCGGCTGCCCTGGCGGCCGCGCTGGAGCGGGCGCGCAACGCCGATGCCACTGTCCGCACCAGGCTGGAGCAGCGCATCGTCGCATTCGCCGCAGCGGGCTCGCCGGAAGACCGCCACCTGCTTGCCGATGCCTTGCTGCGGCATGTCGGCAGGCAGCGGACGCCGCCAGTAAAAAATTCGCCCTGACGAGCGACGGAATGAGCGGGGCATTGCCGTTCAAGGGAGAGAGGGACAGCCCTGCCGCCGCACGGATTGCGGGCAGGTTGGTTTCAACCTTGTGAACTTTCGGGAGTATCCCATGAACGGTCTGGCGAAATATTTCGGTGCTGCCGCCCTCGCCGTCGGCGGGACGGTTGCGGCAAGCGCTGCTTCGGCGATGCCGATAGCGCCGGTCGCGGCGGCTCCGGCGCTGGTGGAACATGTCGCCTGGGGCTGCGGCCCGGGCTGGCATCCCAACTACTGGGGCCGCTGCGTGCCCAACCGCCGCGTCGTCTACCCTGGCTGGCACGGTCCGGCCGTCTATATCGGCCCGGTCTGGCATCCCTACCACCGCTGGCATCACTGGCGCCGCTGGTAAGGCGTCGGCCGCTGTCATGATGGCGGGTCCGGCATCGTGAGAGCTTCCCTTCACACATGGCCGACGCGACCGGCGTCGGCCTCTGACGACGGAGGCCCTCGATGGCTGCATCCGTTTCAAATGCCGGCTCGCCTGATCCGGGCCTGATCGCGCTCAACCGTTTCGGGCTCGGCGCGCGGCCGAGCGACGACCTCGCCAAGATCGCCGGCGATGCGCGCGGTTACCTGGAGGCAGAGCTCACGCAGCCGGACATCGCGCTCGTCGCCACCGACGATCCGGCCAATGCCGGGCTGCTGGACAGCACGGCCTCCATCCAGGCCAGCATGGCGGCGGCCGCGGAACGCAAGGCGGCGCGGGACAGCATGGCGTCGCGGCCATCCATGCAGCCGGCAGCGGACGCCCCAGCCGAGGCGTCCGTACCGACCGAGGCAAAAGCCAAGCCCGCCGTGCCGCCGGTCGAGGCCGATATCTATCGGGCGGAGGCGCAGGCGCGTCTCGCTAAGGCGCTCGGCGCCGGCGCCGGCTTCGTCGAACGGCTGGTCGGCTTCTGGTCGAACCATTTCTGCGTCTCGGCCGCCAAGGCTCCGATCGTGCGGGCGAGCGCCGGCGCCTTCGAGCGGGAGGCCATCCGCCCGTTCGTGCTCGGCCGCTTCGCCGACATGCTGCTCGCGGTGGAGCACCACCCGGCGATGCTGTTCTATCTCGACAACCAGCAATCGATCGGGCCCGATTCGCGCGCCGGCAAACGGCGCGAGCGCGGCCTCAACGAAAACCTCGCCCGCGAAATCCTGGAACTGCACACGCTGGGTGTCGGCGCCGGCTACAGCCAGGCCGACGTCACCAGCTTCGCCGGTATGCTCACGGGCTGGACAATGGCCGGGCGCAAGGGCCGGCTCGGCGAACCCGGCAGCTTCGTCTTCAACGCCAACGCGCATCAGCCCGGCGATGCGGTGCTGCTCGGCAAGACCTATCCGGCCGGCGGCATGGGCCAGGCGGAAGCGGCGCTCAACGACATCGCCCGGTATCCGGCGACGGCGCAACATATCGCCGCCAAGCTCGCGCGCCATTTCATAGCGGACGACCCGCCGCCGGCGGCGGTCACCCGGCTCGCAAAAGTCTTCACCAGGACGGACGGCGATCTGCGGGCGCTTGCGCTGGCGCTCATCGACTTGCCGGAAGCCTGGTCGACGCCGCTCGGCAAGCTGCGCTCGCCCTACGACTATGTCGTTGCGCTTCGCCGCGCGATCGGTGCATCCACCGGCAACGAGCCGCAACGAACGCTTCGCTGGCTAAGCATCCTGGGCGAACCGTTGTGGCAACCGGCCGGCCCGAACGGGTTTTCCGACCAGACCGACGCCTGGACATCTCCCGAAGGCATGAAGACCCGCCTCGACATCGCCT is drawn from Mesorhizobium sp. B1-1-8 and contains these coding sequences:
- a CDS encoding cisplatin damage response ATP-dependent DNA ligase — encoded protein: MNRFAELLDRLVLTPSRNGKLTLITDYFRAVEDPDRGLALAAITGDLSIAAVKPAMLRALVVERMDPVLFGYSYDYVGDLAETVSLVWPQPAGYISNHAPTLAEVVGKLQAASRSDGPKVLAGLLDSASISARFAIIKLVTGGLRIGVSARLAKQALANLGKVDVTEIEELWHGLTPPYTSLFAWLEGRAEKPKSTALALFRPVMLSNAIDDGDLEKLNPADYAAEWKWDGIRVQAVCEGGIRRLYSRTGDDVSGAFPDLAAAMDFSGALDGELLVGDPRVATGTFSDLQQRLNRKSVSPKIQQQYPAFMRCYDALLIGDEDLRALPFTERRARLEAFVGTLDPSRFDLSPLVEFPGWEALERLRQAPPHPIIEGVMLKRWDSPYLAGRPKGPWFKWKRDPHTVDAVLMYAQRGHGKRSSFYSDYTFGVWSGPDGAEELVPVGKAYFGFTDEELRQIDKYVRDNTIERFGPVRSVRADRKNGLVLEVAFEGLNRSTRHKSGVAMRFPRISRLRWDKPAAEADRIETLQALLDEA
- a CDS encoding VOC family protein, with translation MALKRMDNVGIVVDDLDETIDFFRELGLELEGRATIEGEWAGRVTGLGDQRVEIAMMRMPDGHGRIELSRFLTPPVVADHRNAPVNALGYLRVMFAVDDIDETLERLRNRGAQLVGEVVQYKDVYRLCYIRGPGGLLIGLAKELG
- a CDS encoding type II toxin-antitoxin system HicB family antitoxin; the protein is MPLVTKTLDPNNSRLTLNRNSQLKVCWTMSRYIALVDAADGFVGVSFPDAPGCVAQSKDRDEAIKDAVAALAEWVDEEVAEGRQIPAPRSIEVLVNDAEVREALAGGAILAQVPLIRDAGRPARANISLDAGLLADVDETAHRLGVTRSAFVAAALRDKIRETV
- a CDS encoding YodC family protein, which produces MPYSLKTGDVVRLKSGGPEMTVSDGAASGTYLCHWFNREGDVWTPQHAGFKPDQLVVIDQPK
- a CDS encoding type II toxin-antitoxin system HicA family toxin, producing the protein MCIYLHIDWDGEVPENNTAKVKARLEREGWVKVGGSKHDKYKKDGMPTIMVPRHRTLTPLVARSIAKAAGWE
- a CDS encoding ligase-associated DNA damage response exonuclease, translating into MRASDLLKPRPEGLYCPPGDFFIDPVRPVGRALITHGHSDHARSGHRSVLATQETLDIMGLRHGEDFAGSTQAATLGETIDLNGVSVIFHPAGHVLGSAQIAVEHRGMRIVASGDYKRQQDATCLPFEPIHCDVFITEATFGLPVFRHPPDSEEIARLLKSAAQFPERSHLIGAYALGKAQRVMRLLRDAGFDGPIYIHGALAKLSEYYQGQGIDLGRLEPATVESGGKADFAGAIVIGPPAAFADRWARRFPDPISCFASGWMRIRQRAKQGGVELPLIISDHADWDELIATIKETGAEEIWVTHGREEALVRWCELEGIAARPLHLVGYEDEGD
- a CDS encoding 2-hydroxyacid dehydrogenase, which encodes MEKGKILLAVTGFHPQRWRELLSAEREVVLEPDGASDPSITYAVVWKQRPNLLSSLPNLRVIFSIGAGVDHIFADPGLPDVPIVKIVADNLTQYMTEYVVWRVLDHHRQGMLYRAQQLKKTWHEPQQRPAGDISVGIMGLGNLGRAAASVLLSLGFPVNGWSRTERPMQGVSTYSGEAGLIPFLNATDILVVLLPLTPETQGIVNYGVLKELRKRNGLGGAVLINAGRGRLQKDADILRALDDGTLKEASLDVFEVEPLPKTSPLWAHPKVFVTPHAAATSDPVHLVPIMLRQMDAFERGEKLDNLVDRKAGY
- a CDS encoding YybH family protein, giving the protein MNTVHPKEVEEVRGLIERWAEAVRRKDMDGILRHHAADFVMFDVPPPLQSRGIEAYRDTWPLFFGASPPTPVFDIVDLKITAGADVAFAIALMRCVEAKATGPSDLDFRLTICFEKVDGQWTFMHEHHSVPATD
- a CDS encoding methyltransferase domain-containing protein, with the protein product MKPLQASSGDLNADRRADFAEMLFASGEPAQTAELLLGALELAPQWAAGWFRLGEVQEAAGLLEQAAQAWTMALKLEPADRLGAALKLQLIGKAPAGTAPPSAFVETLFDHYADEFEESLVGRLGYRLPEFLARAIRAARSGRFRLALDLGCGTGLMGERLRPFVDRLEGYDISASMLSKARAKGIYDLLVKADLQHFSHDGLKADLAVAADVFIYVGALERIVGAVAGVLDDGGLFAFSVETLVGAEDFVLRPSRRYAHAEAYVRRVLAAGGFSMLSMQDTAIRYDHDEPVDGLAVLAGRAPR